The Granulicella sp. 5B5 nucleotide sequence GATCCATTGCGGTATGCGACGACGACTTGCTTATAGTCGTCCTTCGTCACCAATTGATCGTTGGCATCGATTTGAAAGTCCTGCCGGGGACCATCGAAGTTTCCTTTTGCGGCGTTCACGCTGGCCTGGCTCAACGCCGTGCGGAGGTCCTCCATGTTGAGCCCATAGGAAGAGAGCTTTCGAGGATCGGCCTGAATGCGAACCGCTGGCTTCTGGCCACCGCTGATCGAAACTAAACCGACTCCATTCAACTGCGAAATCTTCGGTGACAGCCGCGTGTCCACAAGGTCTTCCACCGACGAAAGCGGCATCGTATCGGAAGTAATAGCCAGTGTGAGAATTGGCGCGTCCGCGGGATTGCTCTTGCTGTAAATCGGCGGAGCCGGCAAGTTCGCTGGCAGCAAATTCGCCCCGGCATTGATCGCCGACTGCACCTCTTCCTCAGCAACATCCATGCCTAATGTGAGGTTGAATTGCAGGACGATTACCGAGGTCCCTCCCGAGCTCGTGGAGGTCATCTGACTCAAACCCTGCAACTCACCAAACTGGCGCTCCAACGGAGCGGTTACAGTCGTTGCCACCACGTCGGGGCTGGCGCCGGGATAAAACGTCAGCACCTGAATTGTCGGGTAATCGACTTCAGGCAGCGCCGAAACCGGCAGCTGCGTGTAACAGACAATGCCGACCAGCATGATCGCTGCCATCAGCAGCGACGTCGCAACTGGGCGCAGAATAAACGGACGTGAAGGACTCAAGGGGCGCTGCTCCCACTGGTTGTATCGGCGGCGGGCAGTGACGACGCGCCACTTTTGCCCCCACTGCCGGAGGAGATGGAGACCTTCGAACCCTCTTGGAGTTTCTCAAAACCACTGTCCGCGACCGTATCGCCGGGATTGATCCCTGTCACTGCCGTCTTGCCACCGTCAGCCACCCCCTCTTGAACGTTCTTCAGGTGGGCTATGCCGTTGTCAATGACAAAGACAAAGGCCGTCGTGCCGTTATGCTGAATGGCCGAGGTCGGAACCAGCGTGGCGTTGTGCAGGGTATTCACCAGCAGTCGCGCGTTCACAAACTCGTTTGGATACAAACCTAAATTGGTATTTGAAAAGAGCGCCCGCGCTTTGACGGTGCCCGTTGTCGTATCAATTTGGTTATCGAGCGTGATCAGCGTGCCAGTGCCAACGCTATTTTGATTGCTACGATCCAACGCATCGACGGTAAGTTTGGCATGCTTCTTCAGTTCCGGTTGAACGATGCTCAGACTGTCTTCAGGGATAGAAAAGACCACCGTGATCGGCTGAATCTGCGTCACCACGGCCAGCGGAGACGTGCCATTCGCAGCCAACACGTTGCCTGGGTCCACCAACCGCAATCCCACCCTGCCCGCAATGGGCGATGTAATGTGACAGAACGATAGCTGAACCTGGTCATACTGTACGGTGCCCTGATCGATCTTCACCGTGCCTTCGTCCTGCATCACCAGCTTCTCTTGGTCGTCGAGCGTCTGCTTGGGAATAGCATTCTTGGCCCAGGCTGCTTTATAGCGCTCAAGATCCATTTGCGCCTGCGCCAACAAGCCCTGGTCACGTTGCAGCGTACCCTCAGCTTCCATCAGCGTAGCCTGGTACGGTCGCGGGTCTATCTCCACCAGCGGAGTTCCCTTCGATACCATCTGCCCTTCGGCATAATGAACTGCCGTTACCTGGCCTGGAACCTGGTTGATGATATTGGCCGTGTAAACCGGCGTCACCGTTCCAATTGCATCGACGTACACCCCAATATCGCCAGAGGTCGCCTTCGCCGGTATCAGAACCACGGTGCCGCCGATGGCACCATGGCGCCCGCCGCCCTTCGGCGCAGGGATGGTCTTATGCCGCTCAATCAATATGTATGCGGCCGCAAAAGCCGCCAATACCGCGACCCAAATGATCACCTTGACGGCCTTACTTTGTGTCGGTCGATGTTCGTGCTCCTGATATTGCATCTCAGGAGCGGGGTGTGATGCTGCATTCGGATCGGGTGGCAACATGTCTCTCGTGTCGTGCATTGGGTTTAGATTTTTAAGGTCTGAGGATGGCAAGGACCTGTTGGAATCAATCTAATCAGGTCTGCCTGGAAACTCTTCTGCAAGCAACGTTATTGCACTCAGGGTTTGACGTTGTACCACCCTCGGATAGTTGCAGCGAGTTCCACACCACCCCAAAGGAATGCGGAACACTATCCCGAAGCATTTGTTCTACTTGCGAATCTCTTCAATAATTCATAATTCGCCGGTCACCTTGATCGACGACATAACCCGCAGACACCCCCCGAGGGGGATGGGGATATCGATATGTCCAAACCGATAATCGCTGTGAGTTCGAGTAAATGCGAATACGCGAACGGACATTTCGATTTTAGTCCATAGACACCGCTCACTGGGACACGGTGACGCAACACCATGAAAGCTCGTGCCGCTCTTCGGTCTGCAATCTCTCCCGGCTGTGCAGCCGCGCCCGCATCTCTCACATCGCATCGATCCTCTCAGGCTCCGACGGCACCATAGAGCGTGTACCTATCTGCATCCCGGTCGGCAACTCAGCCCGGGGGACCCAACCGCTCGTCTTCGCCGGCAACCTCGCCTGTCAACCCCTGCCACCCCTAACCCACACATTCCAAACCATATCTAAAAACACATTCCCTGTCCTCAAACCTCTAAAATAGAAATAGGGGCAAGATTGGCAACTAAACCCTGCTCCCCGGCAGATGAGTTCTTACGGAAACATACACCCGCTATCCCCTTTGTTTCCCATATCATACCCGTAACTATATACAGAATCACCCACTTACCCCCGGGATCACCTCGTAAGTCGATGATTCTGCTAGATACCCCCGCTACATAGGGGAGGGGGGAGGGGGGTATCTATCCCGCCCCAAACAAAACCGGCGAGCAGACTTCGCTCCTCGCCGCTCTCAAGCCTTCGCCTTGGCCGCCTGCAGAGGTCCTGCCTGCAGAATCTTTCCACCCTCTTGAATCACATACAGCTGGTTCGCACTCAGGTCTTTCAGAATATCGATCTGCCCGCTCAGCCAGCGGATCTCCACCGTGTCCACCTTCTTGGCCTCATCCAGCCCAAAGTGCAACCGCAGGTCGTTCTGCGAAAAGTAGCTTCCACCGCTGCGCAGCTCATCGTCCTGCCGCAGTGCCTTCGCTGCATCGGGCTTCATCTTCGCCGTCACAATCACGCGGCTGCCAATGCCCGACCGGTTCGACCGCGTCCCCACAAGCTTGATCTTGATCCAGTTGCGGTTCAGCGTCGAATCGCAACGCAGCAACTGTGGCACGGAGTTGATGCAGTTCACCGCTACATCCATGCAGCCATCGTTGTTGTAGTCCCCAAACGCGCACCCACGCGCCGGCGCCTTCTCCAGGATCCCCGGCCCACCCTGCGCCGTCACATCCTCAAACCGCCCGTTCTGCATATTGCGATACAGATATTTGTGCTCGGCATACTTCAAGTCCGCCTTCGACTTGTCGACCTCTGGATACACATGCCCGTTCGACATCAGGATGTCCGGCCAGCCGTCGTTGTCCATATCGAAGAACCCCACGCCCCACCCCAGCAGCCGGGTGTTCTCGCCCAGACCGCCAGGATACGTGTGGTCCTCAAACGTAGCTCCGCCGAGGTTCGCATACAGCGAATCTGTATCGCCCGCGAAGTTCGTCTTCACCACATCCATCGTGCCGTCGCGGTTGTAGTCGCCAATCGAAACCCCCATCCCCGCCTGCGGCTTCGCCTCCGCGGACAGCGCCGCGCCGGCCTCGATCGCGATATCGACGAACGTGCCGTCCTTCTGGTTCTGATACAGCGTCGCCGGCGCAGAATCGTTCGCCACGTAGATATCCGGCCAGCCATCGCCATCCAGGTCCGACGCCGCCACGCTCAGCCCATACGTGCCCACCGCCGTCCACATGCCGCTCTTCTCGCTCACATCGGTAAACGTGCCGTTCCCGTTGTTGTGATACAGAATGTTGCGCCCACCCGGCAGCCCTGGCGGCCCGCAAGCTACCAGCATTCCTTTGTAGGTGCACGGCCCGTCCTCGGGCTTCGGCGCAGTCTTCAAATCGAAATCAACATAGTTCGCCACAAACAAATCGAGATGCCCGTCACGGTCATAGTCCACGAACGTACACCCCGTATTCCAGCGGATCTTCGGCCCCGGCTGCAATAACCCGGCCTTCTCCGTCACATCGGTAAACGTGCCGTTGCCGTTGTTGCGGTATAGCGCATTCTGCCCGTAGTACGTCACAAACAGGTCGTCCTTGCCGTCGTTGTCATAGTCGCCCACACAGCACGCCTGGCCCCAGCCCGTCTTGTGCTCCAGCCCAGAGCCCTTCGACACATCCGTGAACGTGCCATCGCGGTTGTTCTTGAACAGGTGGCACCGCGGCTCCTGCCCCGCAGGAAATCCCTCCAGCCTCCAGCCGTTCACCAGGAACAGGTCCTGCCAGCCGTCGTCATCATAGTCATAGAACGCAAGCCCGCAACCGGTCGTCTCCAGCAGGTACGTGTTCTTGAACTTGCCGCCGTAGATCGTCTCCACATTCAGCCCTGCCTGCGAGGCCACATCCACAAAGCTCAAACCCAGCGATGTGCCTTCAATCGGGCTCTTCGGTCCACCCGTCGGCGGTGGCACAGGCCGCGCGTCGTAGCTGCGCTCCTGCGGCCCAATCTTGATCGGCCCCGGCTTCTGTTGCTGCTGCACCGGCGCAGCCAGCGCAAGAATGTCCGCAAACGGCAGTACCAGCGCGGTCCTGCTCAACGACTTGATAAACCTTCTACGGTCCACGCTCTTCTTCACGGCTCTCCTGCTCCACTTCCCATCGCCCGCGTCTCTGCATGAACATGCCACGGCACGCTCTCGTTCGAAAGCTCCGGATGCTTCCGCAGGTAATCCAGCGAGTACGTCGGTGCCGCCGGGTCGATCCACTTCATCGCATACTCCTCAGACTCAAGCCTCGCTTCCGCCTTCATCCCCAGCCTGCGGTACAAAATCGCCAGGTTGTAGTGCGCCGTCAGATCATCCGGATCAACTCCCTGCAACCGCTTGAACGTCGCCACCGCATCCTCAGGCCGGTGCCCCTGATAGTAGCTGATGCCCAGCTCGCGCAACGCATCCCGTGCCCGCGGATACTGCCTTACCACCTCTTGCAAATCTGCAATCTCCGCCACTGAATTCCCATTGCGCCGCTCCACCAGCGCCATGTAGTACAGCGCACGCGCGTCCTTCGGGGCCAGTTCCAGCGCCTTCTCCAACGGAGCCCGCGCATCAGCATACTTCTCCCACTCAATCTCGTTCAGCCCCACATTCACCCAACCGTCTTTATACGTCGGACGCAACTTCACCACCTGCTCGAACGCCGTAGCGGCATCGGCATACTGCAACTCATCCATCAATCCGATGCCCACATTGTTCCACCGCATCCACTCGGGATTGTCATTCGCCCGCGCCGGTGTCACCGCATTCTCGCCCAGACTGATCGTCCGCGTCCGCGACGCAATCTCCACCACCGGATATGCCGGATGCTTTGGCCCCAGCACGTTGTTCAGATACGTCTGCCTCAGATGCCGATACTCCACAGCAGCCTTGATCATGATCGGCCACACCACTCCCTCCGGCACCTCGAACCGGTACCGTACCAGCGTCGACCGCCCTGACTGGATCGTGTTGTCATACGCCACCGAATGGATCGTCCACACCTTGTGATCGTCCACAAACTCGCCTGCCGAGTTCACCGGACGGTTCGTAAAGCTGTGCACACCCGGATCCAGCGTCCCATCCGTCCGCAGATAGCCGCTCTCATACACCATCTTGCCCGTCGCATCGCTCACCTTGAACGACACCCATGCTTCATACAGATCACGCACCTCGGGGATCAGCGAGTGCCCAATCGCCTTGCTTTGGATCACCACATACGTCTCGATCGTCGGCTTCGGCGGCAGCGTAAACGCCACCGATCCCAGCGGCGCAACCAGCGGCGCGTCATTCACCTTCATCCCGAACAAGTCCACATTCAGATAGTTCCCCGTCTGCAGAAACTCCTCCGTCCGCTTCAGCTGCTCGTCATACCCGTAATAGAACGGCACCGCCGTGTTCCCCGCCAGCCAACGATGCGATGCCAGCAGCCCTTTCTTCGCTCCCGGATCGGGCAGGCTGATCGGCTCACGCTTCATATGGCAGCCTTGGCATGTGGCATAGTCCGCCTGATAAAATACTAGCGGGTTTTCCTTCGAGTACTTCGATCCCTGCCACTCGTCATACGTGCTGAACAAACGAATCCACTTGTATTGATTCATCATCACCGGCATGTTCGCCTTGTGGCACGCCGAGCAGAACTCCGTCGACTGGTAACTCTTCTGCATCACCGCATTCGAGTGCCAATCCAGGTGCGCCAGGATCTCCGCATCCGGCACCATCCCCGTGATGCGCTTGCCATTCGCATCCACCATCACCGCCGGCACGCCCATCACATAGCTGCCGTTGCCCAGCTTGCTGTCCACCTTCTGGATCGAGTGGCACACCATGCACGTCACCCCATCGCCATCGAAGCTCCGGTCCACCGTCGAGTGTGGATTCAGCGCCCCGGACACCACGCCAATCGGGTTATGACAGCTATCGCAATGCCGCGTATACGCGATCCCCTTTTCATCGCGCAGCAAGTCCACGCTGTGCCGGTAAAACGGCGTCCGAAACGAGTTCGAGTGCAGCGCCTGCCGCCACTGTGCATACGCCGCCTTGTGGCAGTGCCCGCAATACTCAGCCGTCGGAAACGCGCTCGGCTGAATAAAATCGTTCCCCTCGATCGAAGCATTCCCCGGCAGCGACAGCTTGCCCTCGCCATACACCGCCTCCGCGGTGCCTGCCGAGATGAACTGGTACGTCGCGCGAATCTTGTCCGCATACGCCTTGCGCGCCGCCGACTCCACAGCAGCATCTGCCGCCGTAGTCTTCGCCGTGACAGCCTTATCGTCGGAAGCCTTCGCAACGGCCTTCTTCCCGTCCTCCGCCGCCCACGCCACCCGCGTCATCGAAAAGCTCGACCCCACCGCCAGCCCCACACTGCCGCACAGCACTGCCAGCAACACCCCGCGCCGCATCGGACCTCTTCCCACATCTGGCATCGTGCCGGATTATAACGACGCTGTCATAGCGATGTATACGACAGCTCGCCCACTGCGCCCTCGTCCGGACTGCCATAACCACCTACGGCTGCTTTACGAGTTTCGCCCGCTCCGCTGCGGCGTCCGCCTTCCGCCCCTGCGCGTCATACACCTTCGCCAACCCCACATGGGCCTCGCTGTAGCTCGCGTCGTAATTCAGCGCATCCTTGAACTGCACCATCGCCCCTGCCACATCGCCGCTCTTCAGCAAACCCTCACCGGTATGCGTCGCCACCTCGGCGCGCTGCTCGTTCATATGCGCGCGCATCAACTCCGCTGCCTTATGCCGCTCCGCAACCGCCTCCGGCATCTTGTTCTCCTTCACATACACCGCTGCCAGCGTCAGGTGCACATCCGACTGGTCCGGCTGCTGCGCAATCGCCTCCGCCAGCGCCGCTTCGGCCTCCGGCAGCTTGTCCAGATGGTTGTAAACGCTCCCCAGCGTCGCCCACGCGTCGCCATTCTTCGGCCGCATATCCAGCGACGCCTTCAGTTCCCGCGCCGCTTCCGCATACCGCCCTGTCTGCATATAGAGCATCCCCAGCGCCAGCGGCGCCTCCGGCTCCTTCGCATCCAGCTTCGCCGCCTGCTCTAGTTCAGGAATCGCCCGCGCCGCATCGTCCTGCATTTTGTACGCGAGCCCTAGATCGTAATGCACCTGCGCCGCATCCGGCTCCAGCTTCGCCGCTGCCTGCAGTTGCACCACCGCATCGTCCAACTGGTTTAGCTGCACATACGCCGCCGCCAGGTCCTCCAGCGCCGTTGCGTTCTGTGGGGCCATCTCCACCGCCCTCTGTAGCACAGGCACCGCGTCCTTCGCACGCTGCTCCTGTGTCAACGCCATACCCATGTTCGTCATCGCGTCCGCGTTCTGCGGCTGCGCCTGCAGCACTTTCTCGAACAGCCCCACCGCCTCCGGCACCCTGTCGCTGCGCTGCAACGCCAGCGCCAACTCATACATCGCACCTATATCTACCGAATGCTTTACCAAAAGCCCCTGCAGCACCGGGATCGCCTTCGCATCCTCGCCCGCGCGCTCCAGTGCCACGCCATACTGCAGCGCAATCACTTCACTTCGCGGGTCCAGCGCCGCCGCCCTTGCTATCTCCTTCAGCGCGTCCGGCTCACCTTGCGCCTGCATTGCCAGCCCCACATGCAGATGCATCCTCGCATCCATTGGCATCAATCTCGACGCCGCCACAAACTCCCGCTCCGCATCCGCCCACTGCCTCTGTTGCGCATACAGAGACCCCAAATTGTCGTGCAGCGTCGCATCCTTAGGCGCGCTCTCCGACGCCGCCTTCATCTGCGCCGTCGCCTCTTCCAGCTTTCCCACTGTCGCCAGCGCAAACGCATACTGCTGCAATATGATCGGCGGCAGCGCTCTATGTTCTGCCGTCGCCTGCGACTCCATCTGCGCATACAAAGTCAGTGAAGCCGAAAACTCCCGCACCGCTTTCGCGTGGTCCCCCCGCGCCAGCGCCGCCTGCCCTGCACGAAATGCCCCCTCAGCCGTCTGCTGCCCCCACGCCATCGACGCCACACACAACAGCATGCAGCAGCAAACTCCCCACCGTGCCCACCTCCGCATCGCCCGCAAGCTCACATCGCTCATCGAACCAAACGATAGCACCCGCCATACGTCTTGCAGAAGCCCAACCTAGGTCCCAATATCCAACCCCAGATCCAGCGCCCGCACACTATGCGTCAGCGCACCTACCGAGATCACATCCACACCCGTTGCCGCAATCGCTGCAATCTTCTCCAACGTCACTCCCCCACTTGCCTCCACCAGCGCACGCCCCGCGATCAGCGCGACGCCCTCGCATAGCTGGTCATTCGTAAAATTATCCAGCAGCACCGTATGCACCCCCGCCGCCAGTACCGCCTCAATCTGGTCAAGCCGGTCGACCTCAACCTCCACATGCACCGTATGCGGTAACCGGTCCTTCATCGCCTGTAGCGCCGCCGTTACATCGCCCACACCATTCGCCTTCAACACCGCAAGATGGTTGTCCTTCGCCATCACCGCATCCGACAGCGAATACCGGTGATTGTTGCCGCCCCCGCACCGCACCGCATATCTTTCCAGCACGCGCAGCCCCGGAGTCGTCTTCCGCGTATCCACAATCCGCGCCTTCGTCCCCGTCGCGGCCTTCACATACTGCGCCGTCATCGTCGCAATGCCACTCAACCTCTGCACCAGATTCAGCGCCACGCGCTCCGCCTGCAGCACCCCACGCGCCGGTCCGCGCACCGCCGCAAGCACATCGCCGGCCATAAACGCATCCCCGTCGTGGACAACAAACTCCATCGCGATCTCCGCATCGGTCAGCGTCATCGCCGCGCGAAAGACATCCACACCGCACAATACCCCGGGCTCACGCGCCACCAGTTGCGCCGTCACCACAGCCGCCTCTGGAATCAGCGTCTGCGAGGTAATATCTCCCCACGGTGCATCTTCCTCCAGAGCCGCTAGCACAATCTTCGTCACCGCATCTTCAGGCAGCCTGCACCACTCACTCATATGCCGCCACCAGTACTTTCTCCGCACACACAATCGAGTGCTGCATCTCCACCCGTGTCTCAGGATAGTCCACTCTGTAGTGGGCGCCACGCGACTCGCGCCGCTCCAGCGCCACCGTCACCATCGCCCGCGCAATCGTCAGCATGTTCGCGGTCTCCAGCTCAAACGCATTCGCCGACCGCCGGTTGCATCCGCGCCAGCTCGCCATCTGCTCTGCTGCTTCGCGCAACCCATCGCGGCTGCGCTCAATGCCCACGCGGTTCCACATCAGCGTCTGCAGCTCGCCACGCTGCGCCTCGCGCGCGCCTCGCTCTTCGGTCATCGCCAACGCCAGCACCGCGCCTCTCACCTCGGGCCAGCGTCGCACATCGTCCTGCGGCAACTGCTCCGCGCACCGCCACGCATATACCAGGCTCTCCAGCAGCGAGTTGCTCGCCAGCCGGTTCGCACCATGCACCCCTGTACAGGCCACTTCACCCGCCGCATATAGCCCGGCAATCGACGTTCGCCCCCACAGATCCGTCTTCACTCCGCCCATCCAGTAGTGCGCCGCCGGAGTCACCGGCACTGGTTCCTTCGTCCAGTCGAACCCGCGCGCCTTCACCGCAGCATCGATCGTTGGAAACCGCTTTGCCAGAAATCCCGCGCCCATCTCACGCTCCAGCCGTGCCGCATCCAGCAGCACCGGCTTGCCCCCTTGCAGGGCCATCTGCCATGCTATCGACCGCGCCACCACATCCCGCGGTGCAAGCTCCGCATCAGGATGCAGCTTCTGCATGAACCGCTCGCCCTTGGCATCCAGCAGCACGGCGCCCTCACCGCGGACCGCTTCGGAGATCAAAAACGTCTCCCGGGTAGCCAGCGCTGTCGGATGAAACTGATAGAACTCAATGTCCGCTAGCTGCACCCCGGCTCGTAGCGCCAGCGCCACGCCATCGCCCGTCGCCACAACCGGGTTCGTACTGTAGCGATACAGCTGGCCGGCCCCGCCGCACGCTAGAACCACTGCATCCGCATCCAGCACGCTGCGCTTCCCATCGTCGCTTAGTATCTCCAGCCCACGCGCACGTTCATCTTTTACCACCAGCTCGCACGCAAACGTATGCTCCATCACAAGCACATTCGCCGCACGCACCGCGCGCACCAGCGTCATCTCCAGGTTCAGCCCTGTAGCATCGCCGCCGGCATGGAGCACCCGCGCATGGCCATGCGCCGCCTCCAACCCGCGCGCCAGCTCACCTTCATGCGTATCGAATGCAACACCGAGCCGGATCAAATCACGAATCCGCAGCGGCCCCTCGCTGCACAGCACCTCCACCGCAGCGGCATCGCACAGTCCAGCTCCCGCACTCAACGTGTCCGCAATGTGCTCCGGCACGCTGTCGTCCTCAAACATCACCGCCGCAATGCCGCCCTGCGCCCAGCGAGTATTGCTATCTGCGAGCGCCGCCTTGGTCACCAGCGTGACCTCGCACTTGTCACTCAATTCCAGCGCGGCCACCAGCCCCGCAATGCCACTACCTACGACGACGACTCTCTTCATGCACTCACCGTCGTCCCGGGCGAAGTCACAACCGACTTCGGCGGCAGTACGCTCAACATTCGCTCTAGCGCCACCCTCGCATGGATCGCAACCTGTTCCGACACTGTGATCTGGTTCAGCACCTCGCCGCGCAGCAGCCCTTCCATCACCCACGCCAGATACCCCGGATGAATCCGGTACATCGTTGAGCACGGGCACACAATTGAGTCCAGGCAAAAAATCGTATGCTGTGGATGATCATTCGCCAGCCGCTGCACCAAGTTGATCTCCGTCCCGATAGCAAACGTCGTCGGCTCCACCGCCGCCTCAATCACCTTGCGAATATAGTCTGTCGATCCCGAAGCATCCGCCGCGTCGACAACCTCCATAGGGCACTCCGGATGCACGATCACCTTCACCCCAGGATGCCGCTCGCGCGCGTTTTTGATCTGGTTCACCGTAAACCGCTTATGCACCGAGCAGAACCCATGCCACAACAACACGCGCGCATCGCGCAAAGCCTCCGCAGTATTGCCACCAAGTTCCTTGTTCGGGTTCCACATCGGCATCTGCTCCAGCGGAATCCCCATCGCCTTCCCCGTATTCCGTCCCAAATGTTGATCAGGAAAAAACAGCACCCGCTGCCCACGCTCAAACGCCCACTTCAGCACTGCGCTCGCATTCGACGATGTGCAAACAATCCCGCCGCGCTCCCCGCAAAACCCCTTCAGCGCCGCCGACGAGTTCATATACGTCACCGGAATCACCGGCACCCGCCCCGCCGCATCCGGCGCCGTCCCATATAGCTCTTCCTGCTGCTCCCAGCAATCCATCACCGAATCCAGATCGGCCATGTCCGCCATCGAGCATCCCGCCGCCAGGTTCGGCAGAATCACCTTTTGCTCCGGCCCCGACAGCATCTCCGCCGTCTCCGCCATAAAGTGCACACCGCAGAACACAATCGCCTCGGCCTTCGGACGCGTCTTCGTCGCCTGCGCCAGCTGGAATGAGTCGCCCACAAAGTCGGCATACTTCACCACCTCATCGCGCTGATAGAAGTGCCCGAGCACTACGAGCCGCTCGCCCAGTTCTGCCTTCGCCGCCAGAATCCGCCGGTTCAGCTCGTCCCTTGAAGCCTCGCGATACTCCCGCGGCAAACTCCCCTGACGTGGCGTCGCTTCGGCCAAAGAGCGCGGCAGCACGTCCCACATCGACGCCCCCGGCCCATATCCTGGCTCTTTCGCATCCAGTTCCCAGGGCGCGTCAGCCAACGCCGCCGAACAC carries:
- a CDS encoding CRTAC1 family protein encodes the protein MKKSVDRRRFIKSLSRTALVLPFADILALAAPVQQQQKPGPIKIGPQERSYDARPVPPPTGGPKSPIEGTSLGLSFVDVASQAGLNVETIYGGKFKNTYLLETTGCGLAFYDYDDDGWQDLFLVNGWRLEGFPAGQEPRCHLFKNNRDGTFTDVSKGSGLEHKTGWGQACCVGDYDNDGKDDLFVTYYGQNALYRNNGNGTFTDVTEKAGLLQPGPKIRWNTGCTFVDYDRDGHLDLFVANYVDFDLKTAPKPEDGPCTYKGMLVACGPPGLPGGRNILYHNNGNGTFTDVSEKSGMWTAVGTYGLSVAASDLDGDGWPDIYVANDSAPATLYQNQKDGTFVDIAIEAGAALSAEAKPQAGMGVSIGDYNRDGTMDVVKTNFAGDTDSLYANLGGATFEDHTYPGGLGENTRLLGWGVGFFDMDNDGWPDILMSNGHVYPEVDKSKADLKYAEHKYLYRNMQNGRFEDVTAQGGPGILEKAPARGCAFGDYNNDGCMDVAVNCINSVPQLLRCDSTLNRNWIKIKLVGTRSNRSGIGSRVIVTAKMKPDAAKALRQDDELRSGGSYFSQNDLRLHFGLDEAKKVDTVEIRWLSGQIDILKDLSANQLYVIQEGGKILQAGPLQAAKAKA
- a CDS encoding tetratricopeptide repeat protein yields the protein MLLCVASMAWGQQTAEGAFRAGQAALARGDHAKAVREFSASLTLYAQMESQATAEHRALPPIILQQYAFALATVGKLEEATAQMKAASESAPKDATLHDNLGSLYAQQRQWADAEREFVAASRLMPMDARMHLHVGLAMQAQGEPDALKEIARAAALDPRSEVIALQYGVALERAGEDAKAIPVLQGLLVKHSVDIGAMYELALALQRSDRVPEAVGLFEKVLQAQPQNADAMTNMGMALTQEQRAKDAVPVLQRAVEMAPQNATALEDLAAAYVQLNQLDDAVVQLQAAAKLEPDAAQVHYDLGLAYKMQDDAARAIPELEQAAKLDAKEPEAPLALGMLYMQTGRYAEAARELKASLDMRPKNGDAWATLGSVYNHLDKLPEAEAALAEAIAQQPDQSDVHLTLAAVYVKENKMPEAVAERHKAAELMRAHMNEQRAEVATHTGEGLLKSGDVAGAMVQFKDALNYDASYSEAHVGLAKVYDAQGRKADAAAERAKLVKQP
- a CDS encoding efflux RND transporter periplasmic adaptor subunit, whose product is MLPPDPNAASHPAPEMQYQEHEHRPTQSKAVKVIIWVAVLAAFAAAYILIERHKTIPAPKGGGRHGAIGGTVVLIPAKATSGDIGVYVDAIGTVTPVYTANIINQVPGQVTAVHYAEGQMVSKGTPLVEIDPRPYQATLMEAEGTLQRDQGLLAQAQMDLERYKAAWAKNAIPKQTLDDQEKLVMQDEGTVKIDQGTVQYDQVQLSFCHITSPIAGRVGLRLVDPGNVLAANGTSPLAVVTQIQPITVVFSIPEDSLSIVQPELKKHAKLTVDALDRSNQNSVGTGTLITLDNQIDTTTGTVKARALFSNTNLGLYPNEFVNARLLVNTLHNATLVPTSAIQHNGTTAFVFVIDNGIAHLKNVQEGVADGGKTAVTGINPGDTVADSGFEKLQEGSKVSISSGSGGKSGASSLPAADTTSGSSAP
- the nadC gene encoding carboxylating nicotinate-nucleotide diphosphorylase, yielding MSEWCRLPEDAVTKIVLAALEEDAPWGDITSQTLIPEAAVVTAQLVAREPGVLCGVDVFRAAMTLTDAEIAMEFVVHDGDAFMAGDVLAAVRGPARGVLQAERVALNLVQRLSGIATMTAQYVKAATGTKARIVDTRKTTPGLRVLERYAVRCGGGNNHRYSLSDAVMAKDNHLAVLKANGVGDVTAALQAMKDRLPHTVHVEVEVDRLDQIEAVLAAGVHTVLLDNFTNDQLCEGVALIAGRALVEASGGVTLEKIAAIAATGVDVISVGALTHSVRALDLGLDIGT
- a CDS encoding tetratricopeptide repeat protein codes for the protein MRRGVLLAVLCGSVGLAVGSSFSMTRVAWAAEDGKKAVAKASDDKAVTAKTTAADAAVESAARKAYADKIRATYQFISAGTAEAVYGEGKLSLPGNASIEGNDFIQPSAFPTAEYCGHCHKAAYAQWRQALHSNSFRTPFYRHSVDLLRDEKGIAYTRHCDSCHNPIGVVSGALNPHSTVDRSFDGDGVTCMVCHSIQKVDSKLGNGSYVMGVPAVMVDANGKRITGMVPDAEILAHLDWHSNAVMQKSYQSTEFCSACHKANMPVMMNQYKWIRLFSTYDEWQGSKYSKENPLVFYQADYATCQGCHMKREPISLPDPGAKKGLLASHRWLAGNTAVPFYYGYDEQLKRTEEFLQTGNYLNVDLFGMKVNDAPLVAPLGSVAFTLPPKPTIETYVVIQSKAIGHSLIPEVRDLYEAWVSFKVSDATGKMVYESGYLRTDGTLDPGVHSFTNRPVNSAGEFVDDHKVWTIHSVAYDNTIQSGRSTLVRYRFEVPEGVVWPIMIKAAVEYRHLRQTYLNNVLGPKHPAYPVVEIASRTRTISLGENAVTPARANDNPEWMRWNNVGIGLMDELQYADAATAFEQVVKLRPTYKDGWVNVGLNEIEWEKYADARAPLEKALELAPKDARALYYMALVERRNGNSVAEIADLQEVVRQYPRARDALRELGISYYQGHRPEDAVATFKRLQGVDPDDLTAHYNLAILYRRLGMKAEARLESEEYAMKWIDPAAPTYSLDYLRKHPELSNESVPWHVHAETRAMGSGAGEP
- the nadB gene encoding L-aspartate oxidase, producing the protein MKRVVVVGSGIAGLVAALELSDKCEVTLVTKAALADSNTRWAQGGIAAVMFEDDSVPEHIADTLSAGAGLCDAAAVEVLCSEGPLRIRDLIRLGVAFDTHEGELARGLEAAHGHARVLHAGGDATGLNLEMTLVRAVRAANVLVMEHTFACELVVKDERARGLEILSDDGKRSVLDADAVVLACGGAGQLYRYSTNPVVATGDGVALALRAGVQLADIEFYQFHPTALATRETFLISEAVRGEGAVLLDAKGERFMQKLHPDAELAPRDVVARSIAWQMALQGGKPVLLDAARLEREMGAGFLAKRFPTIDAAVKARGFDWTKEPVPVTPAAHYWMGGVKTDLWGRTSIAGLYAAGEVACTGVHGANRLASNSLLESLVYAWRCAEQLPQDDVRRWPEVRGAVLALAMTEERGAREAQRGELQTLMWNRVGIERSRDGLREAAEQMASWRGCNRRSANAFELETANMLTIARAMVTVALERRESRGAHYRVDYPETRVEMQHSIVCAEKVLVAAYE